Proteins encoded together in one Portunus trituberculatus isolate SZX2019 chromosome 39, ASM1759143v1, whole genome shotgun sequence window:
- the LOC123515581 gene encoding uncharacterized protein LOC123515581 has protein sequence MMLVWVCVGLVLTVGSANTAFAQTQVQDPLGCSAEEYLEAQHAIPRSLSVFYKPLLMEDFSEIRSTLSNENSVRWHVNCILYDKACTRLGKAMQYFVTNQGGARICKSCQTACVQRRIRTVLHEIHCQYPQISQEIREFFMRKDGVDILTFFLGNNPAC, from the exons ATGATGTTAGTATGGGTGTGCGTCGGCCTGGTACTAACAGTGGGCTCAGCGAACACAGCCTTCGCCCAAACGCAAGTGCAAGACCCTCTGGGGTGCTCAGCGGAGGAATACCTGGAGGCTCAACACGCCATCCCTCGCAGCCTCAGTGTCTTCTACAAGCCGCTATTGATGGAAGACTTCAGTGAGATACGAAGCACCCTGAGTAATGAGAATTCCGTGAGGTGGCATGTCAACTGCATTCTGTACGACAAGGCGTGCACCAGGCTGGGCAAGGCAATGCAGT ATTTCGTGACGAATCAGGGTGGCGCGCGGATTTGCAAGTCCTGCCAGACAGCCTGTGTGCAACGCCGCATCAGAACTGTGCTGCACGAGATCCATTGCCAATATCCACAGATTTCACAAGAAATCAGAGAATTCTTCATGCGCAAAGATGGCGTGGACATCCTCACCTTCTTTCTAGGCAACAACCCCGCGTGCTAG
- the LOC123515580 gene encoding putative uncharacterized protein DDB_G0291608 isoform X1 produces MALMMNRRGGFSGRRHSFLDLSCGGASLRPRSCSTSVLTVTESTPELRSPADFRRPPATQCFISPRMAFTPQFSYDSPIQIITCGSNTALKPIVQRFRLGPLLCSKKGLLLIALLTISIVSFLFLNGKEYGLQTEGQCDTQDPAAPCHGHEAANPLKVSRFLREQFIWKQPTADIEQDDAPVAQEEEEEEDVEEEEKEEEERKEGSSEQRTNRPRMLTVHGQYESSAEEIHNQDTSRESAFANKPEARGEHGEENKGKDHLSREDLQRASRAVMNGEGTYPDAQINNKEQHSMRVISEERLPLTPQQPVSVKPDGELKARSQRYIHEHPPQRGHEYLEQLYIQHGNQNQGYQHEQQIVQQEIEAQEWRLRQQEEMWQEHGRQAHQKARENYAPPHRRELHYPPPSGGPHHAESGGLDRQHPVWRDHQLHGQRLPRGVSPRRYHRSGDL; encoded by the exons ATGGCGCTCATGATGAACCGCCGCGGAGGATTCAGCGGGCGGCGCCAT AGCTTCCTGGATTTGTCGTGCGGCGGTGCTAGTCTGAGGCCCCGCAGCTGCTCCACCAGCGTGCTGACGGTCACCGAGTCCACGCCGGAGCtcag GAGTCCGGCTGACTTCAGGCGTCCCCCAGCCACGCAGTGCTTCATAAGCCCACGCATGGCCTTTACCCCACAGTTCAGTTACGACTCCCCGATTCAG ATAATCACTTGTGGCAGCAACACTGCGTTGAAACCCATAGTTCAGCGTTTCCGTCTTGGGCCTCTGCTGTGCTCGAAGAAAGGTCTGCTTTTAATCGCGCTTCTCACCATTAGCATAGTGTCGTTCCTCTTCCTGAACG GGAAAGAATATGGGCTACAAACAGAGGGACAGTGTGACACGCAGGACCCAGCGGCGCCTTGCCACGGCCACGAGGCAGCCAATCCCCTGAAGGTATCG AGATTTCTAAGAGAGCAATTCATTTGGAAACAGCCTACCGCAGACATCGAACAGGATGATGCTCCGGTggcacaggaagaggaagaggaagaagatgtagaagaggaagagaaagaggaggaagagcgaaaGGAAGGGTCTTCAGAGCAGAGGACAAACAGGCCAAGAATGTTGACTGTCCATGGCCAGTATGAAAGCAGTGCAGAGGAAATACATAATCAAGACACTTCACGTGAGTCCGCCTTCGCTAACAAACCAGAAGCTCGTGGTGAACacggagaggaaaacaaaggcaaAGATCATCTTTCCAGAGAAGACCTTCAGCGAGCAAGCCGTGCTGTCATGAATGGAGAGGGGACCTATCCAGATgcacaaataaacaacaaagagCAGCATTCCATGAGAGTTATCAGTGAGGAGAGGCTGCCGCTCACGCCGCAACAGCCTGTCAGTGTAAAGCCAGACGGTGAACTTAAGGCGCGTAGCCAAAGATATATTCATGAACACCCTCCTCAAAGGGGCCATGAATATCTAGAACAGCTTTATATCCAGCACGGGAACCAAAATCAAGGTTATCAACATGAGCAACAAATTGTGCAGCAAGAAATAGAAGCGCAAGAATGGAGACTCCGCCAGCAGGAGGAAATGTGGCAGGAACATGGTCGCCAAGCACACCAGAAGGCGAGGGAGAACTACGCTCCACCGCATAGAAGGGAGCTACACTACCCTCCCCCGTCCGGCGGCCCCCATCATGCGGAGTCTGGAGGGCTGGACAGGCAGCATCCGGTGTGGAGAGACCACCAGCTTCATGGTCAGAGGCTGCCGCGGGGCGTTAGTCCCCGCAGGTATCATAGGAGCGGGGACCTCTGA
- the LOC123515580 gene encoding uncharacterized protein DDB_G0290301-like isoform X2, producing the protein MALMMNRRGGFSGRRHSFLDLSCGGASLRPRSCSTSVLTVTESTPELRSPADFRRPPATQCFISPRMAFTPQFSYDSPIQIITCGSNTALKPIVQRFRLGPLLCSKKGLLLIALLTISIVSFLFLNGKEYGLQTEGQCDTQDPAAPCHGHEAANPLKRFLREQFIWKQPTADIEQDDAPVAQEEEEEEDVEEEEKEEEERKEGSSEQRTNRPRMLTVHGQYESSAEEIHNQDTSRESAFANKPEARGEHGEENKGKDHLSREDLQRASRAVMNGEGTYPDAQINNKEQHSMRVISEERLPLTPQQPVSVKPDGELKARSQRYIHEHPPQRGHEYLEQLYIQHGNQNQGYQHEQQIVQQEIEAQEWRLRQQEEMWQEHGRQAHQKARENYAPPHRRELHYPPPSGGPHHAESGGLDRQHPVWRDHQLHGQRLPRGVSPRRYHRSGDL; encoded by the exons ATGGCGCTCATGATGAACCGCCGCGGAGGATTCAGCGGGCGGCGCCAT AGCTTCCTGGATTTGTCGTGCGGCGGTGCTAGTCTGAGGCCCCGCAGCTGCTCCACCAGCGTGCTGACGGTCACCGAGTCCACGCCGGAGCtcag GAGTCCGGCTGACTTCAGGCGTCCCCCAGCCACGCAGTGCTTCATAAGCCCACGCATGGCCTTTACCCCACAGTTCAGTTACGACTCCCCGATTCAG ATAATCACTTGTGGCAGCAACACTGCGTTGAAACCCATAGTTCAGCGTTTCCGTCTTGGGCCTCTGCTGTGCTCGAAGAAAGGTCTGCTTTTAATCGCGCTTCTCACCATTAGCATAGTGTCGTTCCTCTTCCTGAACG GGAAAGAATATGGGCTACAAACAGAGGGACAGTGTGACACGCAGGACCCAGCGGCGCCTTGCCACGGCCACGAGGCAGCCAATCCCCTGAAG AGATTTCTAAGAGAGCAATTCATTTGGAAACAGCCTACCGCAGACATCGAACAGGATGATGCTCCGGTggcacaggaagaggaagaggaagaagatgtagaagaggaagagaaagaggaggaagagcgaaaGGAAGGGTCTTCAGAGCAGAGGACAAACAGGCCAAGAATGTTGACTGTCCATGGCCAGTATGAAAGCAGTGCAGAGGAAATACATAATCAAGACACTTCACGTGAGTCCGCCTTCGCTAACAAACCAGAAGCTCGTGGTGAACacggagaggaaaacaaaggcaaAGATCATCTTTCCAGAGAAGACCTTCAGCGAGCAAGCCGTGCTGTCATGAATGGAGAGGGGACCTATCCAGATgcacaaataaacaacaaagagCAGCATTCCATGAGAGTTATCAGTGAGGAGAGGCTGCCGCTCACGCCGCAACAGCCTGTCAGTGTAAAGCCAGACGGTGAACTTAAGGCGCGTAGCCAAAGATATATTCATGAACACCCTCCTCAAAGGGGCCATGAATATCTAGAACAGCTTTATATCCAGCACGGGAACCAAAATCAAGGTTATCAACATGAGCAACAAATTGTGCAGCAAGAAATAGAAGCGCAAGAATGGAGACTCCGCCAGCAGGAGGAAATGTGGCAGGAACATGGTCGCCAAGCACACCAGAAGGCGAGGGAGAACTACGCTCCACCGCATAGAAGGGAGCTACACTACCCTCCCCCGTCCGGCGGCCCCCATCATGCGGAGTCTGGAGGGCTGGACAGGCAGCATCCGGTGTGGAGAGACCACCAGCTTCATGGTCAGAGGCTGCCGCGGGGCGTTAGTCCCCGCAGGTATCATAGGAGCGGGGACCTCTGA